In the Nicotiana tabacum cultivar K326 chromosome 16, ASM71507v2, whole genome shotgun sequence genome, one interval contains:
- the LOC107790481 gene encoding transcription factor TGA1, with protein MNMTSPTTQFAPTRRMGIYEPFHQMSVWEDAFRGDIMPSSDPCMVSQPNDRPDDKSGYTSGEQHMPSGSGDNQAPRSTSEKVQRRLAQNREAARKSRMRKKAYVQQLETSRLKLAQLELELERARQQGLYMLGSNSNMGLLGTINPGIAAFEMEYSHWVEEQQKKNAELRSILQSPVSEMELQLLVENVLSHYFNLFRMKADAAKADVFYLMSGMWRTTVERFFLWIGGFKPSDLINVVMPQLEPLTDQQIIKVCNLRHCCQQAEDALTQGMDKLQQTLAQSILNMTTGAGNYSSQMVSSMENLEALESFVNQADHLRQQTLQQMSIILTTRQAARGLLAFGEYLQRLRALSSLWAARPREPT; from the exons ATGAACATGACTTCTCCAACAACTCAGTTTGCACCCACAAGAAGGATGGGTATATATGAACCGTTTCACCAGATGAGCGTGTGGGAAGACGCATTTAGAGGTGACATTATGCCTAGCTCTGATCCATGTATGGTTTCACAGCCAAACGACAGGCCAGACGACAAG TCGGGATATACGTCTGGGGAACAACATATGCCCTCTGGCTCTGGGGATAATCAAGCACCGAGGAGTACTTCAGAAAAG GTACAACGACGTTTAGCACAAAATCGTGAAGCTGCGCGTAAAAGTCGTATGCggaaaaag GCTTATGTTCAGCAGCTGGAAACAAGCCGTTTGAAGTTGGCCCAACTTGAGTTAGAGCTCGAGAGAGCTAGACAGCAG GGACTATACATGTTAGGTTCAAATAGTAATATGGGGCTACTCGGAACAATTAATCCAG GAATAGCTGCATTTGAGATGGAATACAGTCATTGGGTTGAAGAGCAACAGAAAAAGAATGCAGAATTGCGGAGTATTTTGCAGTCTCCTGTAAGCGAAATGGAGCTTCAATTGCTGGTAGAAAATGTCTTAAGCCACTATTTCAATCTCTTCCGCATGAAAGCTGACGCCGCCAAGGCTGATGTGTTTTACTTAATGTCTGGGATGTGGAGAACAACCGTGGAGCGCTTTTTCCTCTGGATTGGAGGATTCAAGCCATCAGATCTCATAAAT GTGGTGATGCCACAACTCGAGCCTTTGACCGATCAGCAAATCATTAAAGTCTGTAATCTGCGACACTGTTGCCAGCAGGCAGAAGATGCTCTCACACAGGGAATGGATAAACTTCAGCAGACTCTGGCCCAGAGCATCCTAAATATGACCACAGGAGCTGGAAATTACAGTTCCCAAATGGTTTCTTCTATGGAAAATTTGGAAGCATTGGAGAGCTTTGTTAACCAG GCGGATCACCTACGCCAACAAACACTACAGCAAATGTCTATTATTTTGACAACACGCCAAGCAGCTAGGGGCTTACTTGCTTTCGGAGAGTATCTTCAACGTCTTCGTGCTCTGAGTTCACTCTGGGCTGCCCGTCCTCGTGAACCAACTTAA